In Sphingobacterium zeae, one genomic interval encodes:
- the bcp gene encoding thioredoxin-dependent thiol peroxidase: MATLEAGQKAPDFSAKNQHGETVHLSDFKGQKVILYFYPKDNTPGCTTEACNFRDNYQSLKKDGFEIIGVSVDNEASHQKFISKHELPFQLLVDEDMKLVEAYGVWVEKNMYGKKYMGTARTTFVIDADGIIQHIIKKVDNKNASQQIRDLGV, from the coding sequence ATGGCAACACTAGAAGCAGGACAGAAAGCACCGGATTTCAGTGCAAAAAATCAACATGGCGAGACTGTCCATCTTTCCGATTTTAAAGGGCAAAAAGTTATTTTATATTTTTATCCCAAAGACAATACACCTGGCTGTACGACAGAAGCCTGCAACTTCAGGGATAATTATCAGTCGTTAAAAAAAGATGGCTTTGAGATCATAGGTGTAAGTGTGGACAATGAGGCATCACATCAAAAATTCATCAGTAAACATGAGCTACCTTTTCAGTTGCTTGTGGATGAAGACATGAAACTCGTCGAGGCCTATGGTGTATGGGTCGAAAAGAATATGTATGGCAAAAAGTATATGGGCACAGCACGTACTACCTTTGTGATTGACGCAGATGGTATTATCCAACATATTATCAAAAAAGTAGATAACAAAAATGCGTCTCAGCAGATCCGTGATTTAGGCGTTTAA
- a CDS encoding M23 family metallopeptidase, with translation MIKKTIAMLSLLACMTGLIKGQDIIKSRNYPQNYFIRPMDIPPQASGSFGELRATHFHGGDDYRTQQRINIPVHAAAEGFVSRVRVQIGGGGNYVYIDHPNGYTSVYMHLESFNSDLAKIVKDEQYKQRRFDVDVFLKPNQVPVRKGEFIANSGNTGGSAGPHLHFEIRDTKAQLPLNPQLFGLLFPDGVKPIIRGMTVYDLGSEIFDENTPRRHQTIKSAGNGTYSLASTAPIPVNGTFGLGINTVDKRRGISFTYGVYSIELFLDNKNISTVLFESIPFDQTRAIQSYVDYPYLKKSGVRVQKSFKDPNNPINIFKNLDNLGKITLKDNEVHDVKYVVKDVQGNTSELNFKVQNNPSLSISRPNAKGLKMFHYAEENKYEAENARIYMGKNILYDDLYFNYTQGAKPARGYSAMHYIHNMYTPVFGYYKLMIKPDYTLSENLYDKALIVSSDGGAQGGKYENGWVVANVREFGGFYIAVDTIAPNITARNLTDGKNVSNQRSIDFTISDNLSGIDTFNAYIDEKWALMKYDPKTRHIWHDFEPELSSGRHDFELEVKDNKGNVKTYEASFMK, from the coding sequence ATGATAAAAAAAACGATAGCAATGCTCTCCCTGCTGGCCTGCATGACAGGTCTAATCAAGGGACAAGATATTATCAAAAGCCGCAATTATCCACAGAATTATTTTATACGACCCATGGATATTCCTCCGCAGGCTTCGGGATCGTTTGGCGAATTGCGCGCGACGCATTTTCATGGCGGAGACGATTACCGTACACAACAACGTATAAATATACCTGTACACGCGGCAGCAGAAGGTTTTGTATCCCGTGTACGGGTACAAATCGGTGGTGGGGGCAATTATGTTTACATTGATCATCCGAATGGTTATACTTCGGTGTACATGCACCTCGAAAGTTTCAATTCGGATCTTGCAAAAATCGTCAAAGATGAGCAGTACAAACAAAGACGTTTTGATGTCGATGTATTTCTCAAACCCAACCAAGTTCCTGTAAGAAAAGGTGAATTTATTGCCAATTCAGGAAATACCGGTGGTTCAGCTGGCCCACATCTTCATTTCGAGATCCGGGATACAAAAGCACAATTGCCGCTTAATCCGCAATTGTTTGGCCTGCTGTTTCCAGACGGTGTAAAACCGATTATCCGCGGTATGACGGTCTACGATTTAGGTTCCGAAATATTCGACGAAAATACTCCTCGAAGACATCAAACGATCAAGTCGGCCGGCAATGGTACCTATAGCTTAGCGAGTACAGCGCCGATACCCGTGAATGGCACCTTTGGATTAGGAATTAACACCGTTGATAAACGGAGAGGCATCTCCTTTACGTATGGCGTGTATTCGATTGAACTATTTTTGGATAATAAAAACATCAGCACGGTACTGTTCGAATCCATTCCTTTTGATCAGACCCGTGCGATACAGTCTTACGTAGACTACCCTTATTTAAAAAAGTCAGGGGTACGCGTACAAAAAAGCTTCAAAGATCCAAACAACCCGATCAACATCTTCAAAAACTTGGATAACCTCGGTAAAATAACATTGAAAGACAACGAGGTTCATGATGTAAAATATGTGGTTAAAGATGTCCAAGGAAATACGAGTGAATTGAATTTTAAGGTACAAAACAATCCGTCCCTGTCAATCAGCCGCCCAAATGCGAAGGGGCTTAAAATGTTTCACTATGCCGAGGAAAACAAATATGAAGCGGAGAATGCGCGTATTTACATGGGCAAAAACATATTGTATGACGACCTTTATTTCAATTATACACAAGGAGCAAAACCGGCAAGGGGTTATTCGGCAATGCACTATATCCACAACATGTATACACCGGTTTTTGGATACTACAAGCTCATGATCAAACCCGACTACACCCTGTCTGAAAACCTGTATGACAAAGCCTTGATCGTTTCTTCTGATGGCGGTGCACAAGGGGGTAAATATGAGAACGGCTGGGTGGTAGCCAACGTACGCGAATTTGGTGGTTTTTACATCGCTGTCGATACCATTGCGCCCAATATCACTGCGCGGAACCTGACCGACGGCAAGAATGTATCCAATCAACGCTCCATCGATTTTACCATCAGCGACAATCTCTCTGGAATAGATACTTTTAATGCTTACATTGATGAGAAATGGGCTTTGATGAAATATGACCCGAAAACAAGACATATTTGGCATGACTTCGAACCGGAACTGAGCAGCGGCAGACACGACTTTGAACTCGAAGTAAAAGACAACAAAGGAAATGTAAAGACATACGAAGCTTCGTTTATGAAATAG
- a CDS encoding fumarylacetoacetate hydrolase family protein — translation MKIIAIGRNYIDHAKELNNPVPETPIIFLKPDTAVLKDNKDFYYPEFSKNIQFETEVVLRICKEGKHVTPKFASTYFDAVGLGIDFTARDVQQELKAKSLPWELAKAFDHSAVISNLIPKEEFAEVNSIDFSLQQNGQTVQQGNTKDMIFSYEDLIVYTSKFITLRKGDLIYTGTPVGVGSVAIGDLLEGFIGEQKMFSCKIK, via the coding sequence ATGAAAATAATTGCTATCGGTCGCAATTACATCGACCACGCTAAAGAACTCAATAATCCAGTCCCTGAAACTCCCATTATATTTTTAAAACCTGATACTGCGGTGTTAAAGGATAACAAAGATTTCTATTATCCTGAATTTTCAAAAAATATCCAGTTTGAAACCGAAGTCGTCCTTCGGATATGTAAGGAAGGAAAACATGTGACACCAAAATTTGCATCAACTTATTTCGATGCTGTCGGCCTGGGGATTGACTTTACCGCCAGGGATGTACAGCAAGAATTAAAAGCAAAAAGCCTTCCCTGGGAATTGGCAAAAGCATTTGACCATTCGGCAGTCATCAGCAACTTGATTCCTAAAGAAGAATTTGCGGAAGTAAATTCGATTGATTTCTCCCTGCAGCAAAATGGGCAAACAGTTCAGCAGGGAAATACCAAGGATATGATATTTTCCTACGAAGATCTGATTGTCTACACCTCCAAATTTATTACCCTACGCAAAGGTGACCTCATTTACACCGGAACTCCAGTTGGTGTCGGATCTGTAGCCATCGGCGATTTATTGGAAGGTTTCATTGGCGAACAGAAGATGTTTAGCTGTAAAATCAAATAG
- a CDS encoding DUF6266 family protein yields the protein MAILEDGPNGGFRGKVGSVYGYNLNGKWVIRGSRRKSSKPPTHAQLTHREKMKLAGKFCGWIKPIVNFGYQFEESKKSGLGKFQLAQQQILKNAIDLDVENRPVINMEKVQVFVGELMSPEGVEARWEDDLLKLHWIPNPKYRDSTFKLNLALVSLDREGDLKMAIADARQGECTVEIPRFKMDKFDYHVYIGFWDTYRGVLSNSTYCGVI from the coding sequence ATGGCAATATTAGAAGATGGTCCGAATGGTGGTTTTCGTGGTAAAGTGGGCTCAGTCTATGGGTATAACCTCAATGGCAAATGGGTGATACGCGGTTCGCGTAGAAAAAGTTCCAAACCTCCAACTCACGCGCAATTGACACATCGTGAAAAAATGAAATTGGCCGGTAAGTTTTGTGGCTGGATAAAGCCTATTGTTAATTTTGGGTATCAATTTGAAGAATCTAAAAAATCGGGGCTTGGGAAATTTCAGCTTGCACAACAGCAGATTCTCAAAAACGCGATTGATTTGGATGTCGAAAATAGACCTGTTATTAATATGGAAAAAGTGCAGGTATTTGTCGGGGAGCTCATGTCACCCGAAGGTGTTGAGGCTCGATGGGAGGATGATCTGCTGAAATTACACTGGATACCAAATCCGAAATACAGGGATAGCACTTTTAAATTAAATTTGGCCTTGGTGAGTTTGGATAGGGAGGGGGATCTCAAAATGGCTATCGCGGATGCACGGCAGGGTGAATGTACGGTTGAGATCCCGAGATTTAAAATGGACAAATTTGATTATCATGTCTACATCGGTTTTTGGGATACCTATCGAGGTGTACTCTCCAATTCGACCTATTGCGGTGTCATTTAA
- a CDS encoding HAD family hydrolase, producing MDKIKAVLFDLDGTLIDSEYFYFKNWAPILKDEFNLVISYEDWIRDFAGHTLAHNVKRLVDDYGYDTTEEYMWKRTRAAYADSNMSDIELMPDAREILTFLKESGIHIGLVTSSFRSTVDTVLGKHGLLDYFEFFVTRECVEFPKPNPEPYRLALTNLNLAADSCVAIEDTITGSKSALGAGMRLIAVTKQEVERARLTAVDNIVENLSEAKALLSQWI from the coding sequence ATGGATAAAATTAAGGCAGTGTTATTTGACCTAGACGGAACGTTGATTGATTCGGAATATTTCTATTTCAAAAATTGGGCGCCGATATTAAAGGATGAATTTAATTTAGTGATCAGCTACGAAGATTGGATTCGTGATTTTGCAGGGCATACTTTAGCACATAATGTCAAACGATTGGTCGATGACTACGGCTACGATACGACGGAAGAATATATGTGGAAGCGTACACGTGCAGCTTATGCCGATTCCAACATGAGCGACATTGAATTGATGCCGGATGCCCGGGAAATCTTAACGTTTTTGAAAGAGAGCGGCATTCATATCGGACTTGTCACCTCCAGTTTCCGCAGTACGGTAGATACGGTTTTGGGTAAACATGGGCTTTTGGATTATTTTGAATTTTTCGTTACCCGTGAGTGCGTCGAATTTCCCAAGCCTAATCCTGAGCCTTACCGTTTGGCATTGACGAACTTAAACTTAGCAGCGGATAGTTGTGTGGCTATTGAGGATACGATAACTGGAAGTAAATCGGCTTTGGGCGCGGGTATGCGGTTGATTGCGGTGACCAAACAGGAGGTAGAACGTGCTAGACTAACAGCTGTGGATAACATTGTGGAAAACTTGTCTGAAGCAAAAGCGCTGTTATCACAATGGATTTAA
- a CDS encoding gluconate 2-dehydrogenase subunit 3 family protein: MNRRTAIKQFFIVAGGLTILSSCLNDGGASIVLNKLKISAEDEQFLGNLADVLIPKSDTPGGKDLNLHLFVIKMVDDCESPENQAKFVAGFNALKKRLNLANGPETAATLMALKDQTDEKAFFETFKSRAIQGYMNSEYVMKNKVIYKLIPGPYNGEVKVKA; encoded by the coding sequence ATGAACCGAAGAACCGCGATAAAGCAATTTTTCATTGTAGCAGGTGGACTGACAATTTTGTCGTCCTGTCTGAATGATGGTGGTGCATCCATTGTATTGAATAAGCTGAAGATTTCGGCGGAGGATGAGCAGTTTTTGGGCAATCTCGCCGACGTATTGATTCCCAAATCGGATACACCGGGAGGAAAGGATCTGAATCTGCATCTTTTTGTCATCAAAATGGTGGACGATTGTGAGTCGCCAGAAAATCAGGCTAAATTTGTTGCAGGTTTCAACGCATTGAAGAAGCGGTTAAATTTAGCAAATGGTCCAGAGACTGCGGCCACATTGATGGCGTTAAAAGACCAAACCGACGAGAAGGCTTTTTTTGAAACTTTCAAATCACGTGCAATTCAGGGGTATATGAACTCAGAATATGTGATGAAGAATAAGGTGATCTATAAACTTATTCCGGGTCCGTATAATGGTGAGGTAAAAGTTAAGGCGTAA
- a CDS encoding GMC oxidoreductase, producing the protein MANLNIDSEKNRTYDAIVIGSGISGGWSAKELCEKGLKTLVLERGRDVQHIKDYPTTNMMPWEFEHRNEMPFKVKEENPVVSKCYAFHEDSAHFFVKDKEHPYIQEKPFDWIRGYQVGGKSLLWARQTQRWSDFDFEGPARDGFAVDWPIRYADLAPWYSYVEKFAGIAGNHDGLPELPDGEFLPGYPLNIVEKYFKESVQKRFPERKVISARCAHLSKPNPIHIEQGRVQCQNRVLCQRGCPFGGYFSSNATTIPWAAKTGNMTLRPFSVVHSILYDEQKGKAVGVRVIDTNTKEEIDFYAKLIFVNAAAINTNLILLNSKSNRFPNGLGNDSGVLGKYVAFHNYSARIYAEYEGLLDFKTEGRNPAGGGYIPRFRNLHKQETDFLRGYAAGFGASRGKQSDRSGLGLDLKNNLLNPKLGVWQVGSHMMGETIPKESGMVSLDSSKKDDWGIPLLKIAVDYDENDEKMKKDYIAVMTEMFTDAGFTNIRPDTHWQAPGLDIHEMGGARMGHDPKTSVLNKWNQMHAVKNVFVTDGASMTSTSTQNPSLTYMAFSARAVDYAISEMKKGNI; encoded by the coding sequence ATGGCAAATTTAAATATTGACAGTGAAAAAAACAGGACCTACGATGCTATTGTAATCGGTTCTGGAATTAGCGGGGGATGGTCTGCGAAAGAGTTGTGCGAGAAGGGGTTAAAAACATTGGTGTTGGAACGTGGACGTGATGTTCAGCATATTAAAGATTACCCAACCACCAATATGATGCCCTGGGAGTTTGAGCATCGGAACGAAATGCCTTTCAAAGTAAAGGAAGAAAATCCAGTCGTCAGCAAATGTTATGCATTTCATGAAGATTCAGCACATTTTTTTGTGAAGGACAAAGAGCACCCGTATATTCAGGAGAAACCTTTCGACTGGATCAGGGGATACCAGGTGGGCGGTAAATCGCTATTATGGGCGAGACAGACACAACGTTGGTCTGACTTTGATTTCGAAGGCCCTGCCAGAGATGGTTTTGCTGTAGATTGGCCGATACGTTACGCCGATTTAGCACCTTGGTACAGTTACGTCGAAAAATTTGCCGGTATTGCTGGAAACCACGATGGACTTCCAGAATTGCCAGATGGTGAGTTTCTGCCCGGGTACCCCTTAAATATTGTTGAAAAGTATTTTAAAGAAAGCGTTCAAAAGAGATTTCCGGAACGCAAGGTGATTTCAGCACGCTGTGCACATCTCTCTAAACCCAATCCCATTCACATCGAGCAGGGACGCGTACAGTGTCAAAATCGGGTACTTTGCCAGCGCGGATGCCCTTTTGGTGGATATTTCAGTTCGAATGCCACGACAATTCCTTGGGCCGCAAAGACCGGAAATATGACCTTACGACCATTTTCTGTAGTTCACTCCATCCTGTATGATGAACAAAAAGGAAAAGCCGTGGGCGTACGTGTGATTGATACCAATACAAAAGAAGAGATTGATTTTTATGCTAAGCTGATTTTTGTCAATGCGGCGGCAATCAATACAAATTTGATCTTATTGAATTCTAAGTCCAACCGCTTTCCAAATGGTTTGGGTAACGATAGTGGCGTTTTAGGCAAATACGTCGCCTTTCATAATTATAGTGCGCGTATCTATGCAGAATATGAAGGACTGTTGGATTTTAAAACCGAAGGGCGGAATCCCGCGGGTGGGGGATATATTCCACGTTTCAGGAACTTGCACAAACAGGAGACCGACTTTTTAAGGGGGTATGCTGCCGGATTCGGTGCATCGCGTGGTAAACAGTCCGATCGTTCAGGTTTAGGACTTGATCTGAAAAATAATTTGTTAAATCCCAAATTAGGTGTGTGGCAGGTGGGATCTCACATGATGGGTGAAACCATACCAAAAGAATCAGGGATGGTTTCATTAGACAGCAGTAAAAAAGATGACTGGGGTATTCCGCTATTAAAAATTGCTGTCGATTATGATGAGAACGATGAAAAAATGAAAAAAGACTACATCGCTGTCATGACGGAAATGTTTACAGATGCTGGCTTCACAAATATTCGTCCGGATACACACTGGCAGGCTCCAGGTTTGGATATTCATGAAATGGGCGGTGCACGTATGGGACACGATCCGAAGACTTCGGTATTGAACAAATGGAATCAAATGCATGCTGTGAAAAATGTATTTGTCACTGATGGTGCCAGTATGACGTCTACATCAACACAAAATCCTTCATTGACGTATATGGCATTTTCGGCACGGGCTGTCGATTATGCGATCAGCGAAATGAAAAAAGGAAATATCTAA